A region of Actinobacillus porcitonsillarum DNA encodes the following proteins:
- a CDS encoding paraquat-inducible protein A, with protein MKIHNVTLERCAECETLVKVPHRLYYKTALCPNCNHVLAKGDFWSLRRCAIIALAVLILLPLAIGYPLMSIDLLGMPIHATIWGGAWKMATSGYEFTAFMVLLCSVITPIAFTLLILTIALQRIFGMRPRYTLIFLTKIKEWVMLDVYFVALAVAAFKIKDYAHLSFNLNLIAFVLATLLTTLLFIKIEPKQGWDFFYPEYRPLPPDYPHKPTFCGVCEYTFDENIIDLKGRHRCPRCESNLDIPDKIKLQRVWATLIAGTIMMIPANLLPISSTELAGNVSADTLFSGVITFIQLGSYAVAAIVFIASIAVPFSKVAIILYLLLAIHFKWKHSIHRQMKLLHYVHFVGRWSMLDLFVLALMMSLLERGQILNFSVGNAAFFFGAAVFLTMIASANLDAKMLWRIHYSNESEHKT; from the coding sequence ATGAAAATACATAATGTTACCCTTGAGCGATGTGCCGAATGTGAAACCTTAGTTAAGGTACCACATCGCCTTTATTATAAAACAGCCCTCTGCCCTAATTGCAATCACGTACTGGCAAAAGGCGATTTTTGGAGCCTACGCCGCTGTGCCATTATTGCGCTAGCGGTGCTTATTTTATTGCCTCTTGCTATTGGTTATCCTCTCATGAGTATTGACTTACTCGGTATGCCTATCCACGCAACTATTTGGGGCGGTGCTTGGAAAATGGCGACATCCGGCTATGAGTTTACTGCCTTTATGGTTTTACTCTGTTCTGTCATTACTCCCATTGCATTTACGCTCTTGATCTTAACGATTGCACTGCAACGAATTTTTGGTATGCGCCCACGCTATACGCTCATTTTCCTTACCAAAATTAAAGAATGGGTCATGTTAGATGTCTATTTTGTCGCACTTGCGGTTGCGGCATTTAAAATTAAAGACTATGCCCATCTTAGCTTCAACCTGAATTTAATCGCCTTTGTTTTAGCTACTTTACTAACAACGTTATTGTTTATAAAAATTGAGCCTAAACAAGGTTGGGACTTTTTCTATCCGGAATATCGCCCTCTTCCTCCTGATTATCCTCATAAACCTACATTTTGTGGCGTTTGTGAATATACCTTTGATGAGAACATTATTGATTTGAAAGGAAGACATCGTTGCCCTCGCTGTGAAAGTAATCTGGATATTCCAGATAAAATTAAGCTACAAAGGGTATGGGCAACCTTAATTGCCGGAACCATTATGATGATCCCTGCTAATCTGTTGCCGATATCTTCCACTGAATTGGCAGGGAATGTTTCCGCTGATACGCTCTTTTCAGGCGTTATTACCTTTATTCAATTAGGGAGCTATGCCGTAGCGGCTATTGTATTTATTGCAAGTATTGCCGTTCCTTTTAGCAAAGTTGCTATTATTTTATACCTATTACTTGCGATTCATTTTAAGTGGAAGCACTCCATCCACCGTCAAATGAAATTGCTCCACTACGTTCACTTTGTTGGACGTTGGTCAATGCTCGATCTCTTTGTATTAGCGTTGATGATGTCGCTACTTGAAAGAGGGCAAATCCTCAATTTCTCCGTAGGCAATGCCGCCTTTTTCTTTGGTGCAGCCGTTTTCTTAACGATGATTGCGTCAGCGAATTTGGATGCAAAAATGTTATGGCGAATTCATTATTCAAATGAATCAGAACATAAAACATAG
- a CDS encoding YifB family Mg chelatase-like AAA ATPase, with protein MSLAIVYSRASIGVEAPLVTIEVHISNGQPKLTIVGLPEATVKEAGDRVRSALINANFFYPPQRITINLAPADLPKEGGRFDLPIAIGILAASGQIDSDLLKQFEFLGELALTGSLRGVHGSIPAVISAAKAKRHMILAAPNANEASLVSHAKTYVARSLLQVVNFLNKRDTLPVAQEILQETAEISPLVKRDLTDIIGQQHAKRALTIAAAGQHNLLFLGPPGTGKTMLASRLADLLPEMSDEEAIETASVTSLVQNELNFKNWKQRPFRAPHHSASMVALVGGGTIPKPGEISLSHNGVLFLDELPEFERKVLDALRQPLESGEIIISRANAKVQFPARFQLIAAMNPSPTGHYQGTHNRTSPQQVIRYLNRLSGPFLDRFDLSIEVPLLPQGALQQGTENRGETTAQVRERVIAAREKQFARAGKINAQLTTREIERDCRLTEKDALFLETALTKLGLSVRAYHRILKVSRTIADLANEEHIQQPHLAEALGYRAMDRLLQRLHGESI; from the coding sequence ATGTCCCTCGCCATTGTATATAGCCGAGCATCTATCGGCGTTGAAGCGCCGCTTGTTACCATTGAAGTCCATATTAGCAACGGGCAGCCGAAATTAACGATTGTCGGCTTGCCCGAAGCAACCGTAAAAGAAGCAGGAGATCGGGTGCGCAGTGCCTTGATTAACGCCAACTTCTTCTATCCACCGCAACGTATTACGATTAACCTAGCCCCAGCAGATTTACCGAAAGAAGGCGGTCGTTTTGATTTACCGATTGCGATCGGCATTTTAGCGGCCTCCGGTCAAATTGATTCCGACTTACTCAAGCAATTTGAATTTTTAGGCGAACTGGCACTCACCGGCTCATTACGTGGTGTACACGGCTCTATTCCGGCGGTGATTTCTGCAGCTAAAGCAAAGCGACATATGATTCTTGCCGCACCAAACGCCAATGAAGCCTCATTGGTTTCTCACGCCAAGACTTATGTGGCTCGCTCACTTTTACAAGTTGTCAATTTTTTAAATAAGCGAGACACTCTCCCTGTTGCTCAAGAAATATTGCAAGAAACCGCTGAAATTTCACCGCTTGTAAAACGGGATTTAACCGACATTATCGGGCAGCAACACGCAAAACGGGCTTTAACCATCGCCGCTGCGGGACAACATAATTTGCTTTTTCTCGGCCCTCCCGGAACGGGTAAAACAATGCTTGCCAGCCGCCTTGCGGATTTATTACCGGAAATGAGTGATGAAGAAGCTATTGAAACAGCTTCTGTGACTAGCTTGGTACAAAATGAGTTAAATTTTAAGAACTGGAAGCAACGCCCTTTTCGAGCGCCACATCATAGCGCTTCCATGGTTGCTTTGGTCGGAGGGGGAACGATCCCAAAACCGGGAGAAATATCACTTTCTCACAATGGCGTGCTTTTCTTAGACGAACTGCCTGAATTTGAACGAAAAGTGCTGGATGCGCTTCGTCAGCCGTTAGAGTCCGGCGAGATTATTATTTCTCGAGCCAATGCGAAAGTGCAATTTCCGGCACGCTTTCAGCTCATTGCGGCAATGAACCCCAGCCCGACAGGGCATTATCAAGGCACACATAACCGCACATCGCCGCAACAAGTCATTCGTTACCTAAATCGATTGTCCGGCCCTTTTTTAGATCGTTTTGATCTCTCCATTGAAGTGCCACTATTACCGCAAGGTGCACTACAACAAGGGACAGAAAATCGAGGCGAAACGACTGCTCAAGTGCGAGAACGAGTTATCGCAGCGAGGGAAAAACAGTTCGCCCGAGCCGGCAAAATCAATGCACAATTAACCACCAGAGAAATTGAACGAGATTGCCGTTTAACCGAAAAAGATGCGCTCTTTTTAGAAACAGCCTTAACGAAACTTGGTTTATCTGTTCGAGCTTATCATCGGATCCTCAAAGTTTCCCGAACCATTGCTGATTTAGCGAATGAAGAACATATCCAGCAACCTCATCTTGCAGAAGCCCTAGGTTATCGGGCAATGGATAGATTGCTACAACGGTTACATGGGGAATCTATTTAA
- a CDS encoding helix-turn-helix domain-containing protein — translation MKTLEQLMEEIPSERQAKVKALSEQLIQEVGLAHLREELNISQKQLAEALGISQPAVAKIEQKDNDPRLSTLKRYIEAMGGKLSLTVQMPMGDSRIFRI, via the coding sequence ATGAAAACTTTAGAACAATTAATGGAGGAAATTCCCTCAGAAAGACAAGCTAAAGTAAAAGCGTTAAGTGAACAGCTGATTCAGGAAGTTGGCTTAGCTCATTTAAGGGAAGAATTGAATATTTCTCAAAAACAGCTTGCAGAAGCTTTAGGTATATCTCAGCCGGCAGTAGCTAAAATAGAACAGAAAGATAATGATCCACGCCTCTCTACACTTAAACGTTATATTGAGGCAATGGGTGGAAAATTAAGCCTTACCGTACAAATGCCTATGGGGGATAGCCGAATTTTTAGAATTTGA
- a CDS encoding type II toxin-antitoxin system RelE/ParE family toxin — translation MWTVITTDCFNKWYEQQDEDTQDSVLAHLLRLQQIGPYLARPYADTINGSAYSNMKELRIQHRGKPIRAFFAFDPLRQAIVLCAGDKSNDKKFYEKMLRIAETEFTRYLNKLESKK, via the coding sequence ATTTGGACAGTTATTACTACTGACTGTTTTAATAAATGGTATGAACAACAGGATGAAGATACTCAAGATAGTGTACTTGCTCATTTATTAAGATTACAACAAATCGGTCCATATTTGGCTAGACCTTATGCAGATACAATTAACGGCTCTGCTTATTCCAATATGAAAGAGCTTAGAATTCAACATCGCGGTAAACCTATTCGTGCATTTTTTGCTTTTGATCCATTACGTCAAGCTATCGTACTATGCGCTGGGGATAAAAGTAATGATAAAAAATTCTATGAGAAAATGCTCCGTATAGCAGAAACCGAATTTACCCGTTATTTAAATAAGTTGGAGAGTAAAAAATGA